GACCAACCGGTGTACGCCTTTTTCACCTTTCAAATAACCATAGGCATTCTCTCCGGATATATACAATGTCACACTTTTGACCCCTGCTTCATCACCGGGCAAAAGGTCCAAAAATTCCACTTTGTAGCCACGCCGTTCCGCCCACCGCACGTACATCCGGAGCAACATTTCCGCCCAATCCTGCGATTCGGTCCCGCCTGCTCCAGGATGAATTGTCAGATACACATTGAAACGATCGAATTCGCCGCCCAGCATGGTTGAAAGCTCCATTGCGGCGACGGCTTTTTCCAACTCCTCTATGCCGCCCGCGATTTCCGGAAACAAATCCTCTTCATCCTCGGCAACGGCCATCTCCAGAAGGCCCGTTAATTCCGCTTCCTGTCTTTCTTGGGTTTCAATTTTTTCGACATGATTCTTAAGATTGGTCAACTCCTGCAGAATTTTCTGCGCGGCATTCGGATCGTCCCAAAAATCCGGGGCCGAGGAGATCTCGCTTAACTCTGCAATCCGTTCTTGCTTTTGAGCTAAATCAAAGATACCCCCTGAGCTGGTGAATTCTTTCCTTCATATCGGACAGCCTGGCCCGTAGTTCGCTTACTTCGATCATGATTAACCACCC
This genomic stretch from Hydrogenispora ethanolica harbors:
- the prfB gene encoding peptide chain release factor 2 (programmed frameshift), giving the protein MIEVSELRARLSDMKERIHQLRGYLDLAQKQERIAELSEISSAPDFWDDPNAAQKILQELTNLKNHVEKIETQERQEAELTGLLEMAVAEDEEDLFPEIAGGIEELEKAVAAMELSTMLGGEFDRFNVYLTIHPGAGGTESQDWAEMLLRMYVRWAERRGYKVEFLDLLPGDEAGVKSVTLYISGENAYGYLKGEKGVHRLVRISPFDASGRRHTSFSSVDIVPEIDDTIKVEIRPEDLKVDTYRSSGAGGQHVNKTESAIRITHIPTGIVVACQNERSQFQNRDRAMQMLRAKLYELYREEQEAKMAKIKGEYSEIAWGNQIRSYVFCPYTMVKDHRTEVETANVQAVMDGELDPFIEAYLRSDLNKIQNVI